A portion of the Blastopirellula sediminis genome contains these proteins:
- a CDS encoding GntR family transcriptional regulator produces the protein MEKIPRRRQAYLYIQQRILSGELPAGSQISELALAKEIGMSRMPVREAIRQLEVEGLVRQVPRVGTIVHSLDRAEMAELYEVREALESHTAETVAGRLSDEDLQMLSLLCKRLLQVARELRSSGKKTFSPKLLQSFLAADMGFHMVILRAGGNRRMMKIVADLRVLSRIFATQREPHDLKIVVNVYRFHRRILRQLKSGDGERARYWMQQHIRASRHLALESFDRRQALGDAKNAMPLALPEDLLEELNQIEAGEANNA, from the coding sequence ATGGAAAAGATTCCCCGGCGACGTCAGGCCTATCTCTACATCCAGCAGCGGATTCTCTCGGGAGAATTGCCGGCCGGAAGTCAGATCTCGGAACTGGCGTTGGCGAAAGAAATCGGCATGAGCCGCATGCCGGTTCGTGAGGCGATTCGGCAGCTTGAAGTGGAAGGGCTGGTGCGGCAAGTTCCTCGCGTCGGCACGATCGTCCATTCCCTCGATCGGGCCGAAATGGCCGAGCTTTACGAGGTTCGCGAGGCCTTGGAGAGCCACACGGCCGAGACGGTCGCCGGGCGTTTATCGGACGAAGATCTGCAAATGCTCTCGCTCCTTTGCAAGCGACTTTTGCAGGTGGCGCGCGAGCTGCGCAGCAGCGGAAAGAAGACCTTCAGCCCGAAGTTGCTGCAAAGCTTTTTGGCGGCCGACATGGGTTTTCACATGGTGATCCTGCGGGCCGGCGGCAATCGACGCATGATGAAGATCGTCGCCGATCTCCGCGTCTTGTCGCGCATTTTTGCGACGCAGCGTGAACCGCACGACTTGAAGATCGTCGTCAACGTTTATCGCTTTCACCGCCGCATTCTGCGGCAACTGAAGAGCGGCGATGGAGAGCGGGCTCGCTATTGGATGCAGCAACATATTCGGGCGAGTCGTCACTTGGCGCTCGAATCGTTTGATCGCCGGCAAGCGCTGGGCGACGCGAAAAACGCGATGCCGCTCGCGCTGCCGGAAGACTTGCTGGAAGAGCTGAATCAAATCGAAGCGGGCGAAGCGAACAACGCGTGA
- a CDS encoding FG-GAP repeat domain-containing protein: protein MKFTPPCLLSLLFVLFCSISALAQETLEPVLYGDSALKVDLGVGLWAWPMPMDWDGDGDLDLVVSCPDVPFNGSYLFENPGGDAKLPVFLPPVKVGPGMHSLQVSYVDGKPRVLSPGTEYRDFLKKRFADKTSIYPKSNIYKNKVRANQWRYVDYDADGALDLVVGVGDWADYGWDDAFNAEGKWTRGPLHGYVFWLRNSGTNEKPDYQEPVQLEAAGGPVDVFGMPTPNLADFDGDGDLDLLCGEFLDGFTYFENAGTRKEPHFAAGRKLTHNGQPLKMDLQMITPTAIDWDADGDVDLIVGDEDGRVALVEHTGKIENGTPQFLPPVYFQQQAERLKFGALVTPYSVDWDGDGDQDVIAGNSAGYIALIENTDGGNPPKWAPPQLLEVDGKPIRVQAGPNGSIQGPAEAKWGYTTLSVADWDHDGRLDLIVNSIWGRVEWYKNLGGSPAKLAAAQPLEVEWQGASPKPAWNWWNPKGKELVTQWRTTPYVIDLNQDGLNDLVSLDHEGYLAFFERKKNGESLTLLPGKRIFTNPNGDPLRLNERTAGGSGRRKLCFADWDGDGRLDLLINSANVDFYRNVSTDKLLWAFENRGQVSKHRLAGHTTSPTIVDWDQDGRADLLIGAEDGHFYYLKNDVAPVAVK from the coding sequence ATGAAGTTCACGCCCCCCTGTCTGCTTTCTCTGCTGTTTGTGTTGTTCTGCTCGATTTCTGCGCTGGCGCAGGAGACGCTTGAGCCGGTTCTCTACGGCGATTCGGCGCTGAAGGTCGATTTGGGAGTTGGCCTCTGGGCGTGGCCGATGCCGATGGACTGGGATGGGGACGGCGACTTGGATCTGGTCGTGTCGTGTCCTGATGTGCCGTTCAACGGTTCGTATCTCTTCGAGAATCCTGGCGGCGATGCGAAACTGCCGGTCTTTCTGCCACCGGTCAAAGTGGGACCAGGGATGCACTCCCTGCAAGTCTCCTATGTCGATGGGAAGCCGCGGGTCCTTTCGCCGGGGACCGAGTATCGCGACTTCTTGAAGAAGCGCTTCGCCGACAAGACGAGCATCTACCCGAAGTCGAACATCTACAAAAACAAAGTCCGGGCCAATCAGTGGCGCTACGTCGACTATGACGCGGATGGCGCGTTGGATCTGGTCGTAGGGGTCGGCGACTGGGCCGACTACGGCTGGGACGATGCGTTCAATGCCGAAGGAAAATGGACGCGGGGACCGCTGCACGGTTACGTCTTTTGGCTGCGGAACAGCGGCACGAATGAGAAGCCCGACTATCAAGAGCCGGTTCAGCTGGAAGCGGCCGGCGGACCGGTCGACGTCTTTGGGATGCCGACGCCGAATCTGGCCGACTTTGACGGAGACGGCGATCTCGATCTGCTCTGCGGCGAGTTTCTGGACGGCTTCACCTACTTTGAAAATGCCGGAACGCGGAAAGAGCCTCACTTCGCCGCTGGTCGCAAGCTGACGCACAATGGTCAGCCGCTGAAGATGGACTTGCAGATGATCACGCCGACCGCGATCGATTGGGACGCCGATGGGGACGTCGACTTGATCGTCGGCGACGAAGATGGTCGTGTGGCGCTGGTCGAACATACCGGCAAGATCGAAAACGGCACGCCGCAGTTCTTGCCGCCGGTTTACTTTCAACAGCAAGCCGAACGCCTGAAGTTTGGCGCCTTGGTGACGCCGTACAGCGTCGATTGGGATGGCGATGGAGACCAAGATGTCATCGCCGGCAATTCGGCCGGCTACATCGCCCTGATCGAGAACACCGATGGCGGAAACCCGCCGAAGTGGGCGCCGCCGCAACTTCTGGAAGTCGACGGCAAGCCGATTCGCGTGCAGGCCGGTCCGAATGGTTCGATCCAAGGTCCCGCCGAAGCGAAGTGGGGCTATACCACCTTGAGCGTCGCCGACTGGGATCATGACGGCCGCTTGGATCTGATCGTCAATTCGATCTGGGGACGAGTCGAGTGGTACAAGAACCTGGGAGGATCGCCGGCGAAGCTGGCCGCCGCTCAGCCGCTGGAAGTCGAGTGGCAAGGGGCGTCGCCGAAGCCGGCCTGGAATTGGTGGAATCCGAAAGGAAAGGAATTGGTCACGCAGTGGCGGACCACGCCGTATGTGATCGACCTGAATCAAGATGGCTTGAACGATCTGGTTTCCCTCGACCACGAAGGTTACCTGGCGTTCTTCGAGCGGAAGAAGAATGGCGAATCGCTCACGCTGTTGCCAGGCAAGCGGATCTTCACCAATCCGAATGGAGACCCGCTCCGTTTGAATGAACGAACCGCCGGCGGTAGTGGGCGTCGTAAACTTTGCTTCGCCGACTGGGATGGAGATGGACGTTTGGATCTGCTGATCAACAGCGCCAACGTCGACTTCTACCGAAACGTTTCGACCGACAAGCTTCTGTGGGCCTTTGAGAATCGAGGGCAGGTGAGTAAGCATCGCCTGGCGGGACATACCACCAGCCCGACGATCGTTGACTGGGATCAAGACGGACGTGCGGATCTGTTGATCGGCGCGGAAGATGGCCACTTCTATTATCTGAAGAACGACGTGGCGCCGGTCGCGGTGAAATAG